In Phlebotomus papatasi isolate M1 chromosome 1, Ppap_2.1, whole genome shotgun sequence, the following proteins share a genomic window:
- the LOC129807452 gene encoding octopamine receptor beta-2R isoform X3, with the protein MSPSGSDTLASLAPSTGTKILSTLSSSNTTRELEKELTEPWIEITLLILKATIMIFIMAAAIFGNLLVIASVMRHRKLRVITNYFVVSLAMADIMVAMMAMTFNFSVQITGRWLFGPFMCDVWNSLDVYFSTASILHLCCISVDRYYAIVRPLKYPTSMTKRVVAIMILNTWVSPALLSFVPIFAGEALSGSGSSKALTLHEVDLDHTPTKDKHLIKMKREHKAARTLGIIMGVFILCWLPFFLWYVVTTLCGEEACPCPDIVVAVLFWIGYFNSTLNPLIYAYFNRDFREAFKNTLECIFCTWWRNDMSSLDGNMRRSSLRYDTRTKSVYSESYLRPSAVERRASQALVDSL; encoded by the exons ATGAGTCCTTCTGGTAGTGACACTTTAGCATCTCTGGCGCCTAGTACTGGAACAAAAATTTTATCAACTCTTTCATCTTCAAATACGACAAGAGAACTGGAAAAGGAGCTTACTGAGCCATGGATTGAGATAACACTATTGATCCTAAAGGCCACTATCATGATCTTCATTATGGCTGCTGCTATTTTCGGAAATCTACTCGTTATTGCCTCTGTAATGAGACATCGAAAACTGAG AGTCATTACGAACTACTTTGTCGTCTCACTAGCTATGGCAGATATTATGGTAGCAATGATGGCAATGACGTTTAACTTCAGTGTTCAAATCACTGGAAG GTGGCTCTTTGGCCCATTTATGTGTGATGTATGGAACAGTCTAGACGTATACTTCTCCACTGCGAGTATTTTGCATCTCTGTTGCATCTCAGTCGATAG ATACTACGCCATCGTACGACCCTTAAAGTATCCAACAAGTATGACGAAGCGTGTTGTAGCTATTATGATTTTAAACACCTGGGTGTCCCCAGCGCTATTATCTTTTGTGCCAATATTTGCCG GTGAAGCGCTCAGTGGTTCTGGTTCTTCCAAGGCGCTGACACTGCACGAGGTGGATCTAGATCATACACCTACCAAAGATAAGCACTTAATCAAAATGAAACGAGAACACAAGGCTGCAAGAACATTAGGAATAATCATGGGAGTTTTTATTTTATGCTGGTTACCGTTCTTCCTATG GTATGTCGTAACGACCTTGTGCGGAGAAGAAGCCTGTCCATGCCCTGATATTGTAGTAGCTGTTCTTTTCTGGATCGGCTATTTCAATTCAACACTAAATCCTCTAATTTACGCCTATTTTAATAGAGATTTCCGGGAAGCATTTAAGAACACCCTGGAATGCATATTTTGCACATGGTGGCGAAACGATATGTCGTCACTGGATGGAAATATGCGTAGATCAAGTCTAAGATATGACACTCGTACGAAAAGTGTCTATTCGGAGAGTTACTTACGGCCCAGCGCAGTTGAGAGGAGAGCTAGTCAGGCATTGGTGGATAGCTTATAA
- the LOC129807452 gene encoding octopamine receptor beta-2R isoform X2 has protein sequence MSPSGSDTLASLAPSTGTKILSTLSSSNTTRELEKELTEPWIEITLLILKATIMIFIMAAAIFGNLLVIASVMRHRKLRVITNYFVVSLAMADIMVAMMAMTFNFSVQITGRWLFGPFMCDVWNSLDVYFSTASILHLCCISVDRYYAIVRPLKYPTSMTKRVVAIMILNTWVSPALLSFVPIFAGWYTTEKHKQDVLEHPDECNFVVNKSYAVISSSISFWIPCTIMIFTYAAIFREASRQEKQLALRQGTAMLMHRHSSSGGEALSGSGSSKALTLHEVDLDHTPTKDKHLIKMKREHKAARTLGIIMGVFILCWLPFFLWYVVTTLCGEEACPCPDIVVAVLFWIGYFNSTLNPLIYAYFNRDFREAFKNTLECIFCTWWRNDMSSLDGNMRRSSLRYDTRTKSVYSESYLRPSAVERRASQALVDSL, from the exons ATGAGTCCTTCTGGTAGTGACACTTTAGCATCTCTGGCGCCTAGTACTGGAACAAAAATTTTATCAACTCTTTCATCTTCAAATACGACAAGAGAACTGGAAAAGGAGCTTACTGAGCCATGGATTGAGATAACACTATTGATCCTAAAGGCCACTATCATGATCTTCATTATGGCTGCTGCTATTTTCGGAAATCTACTCGTTATTGCCTCTGTAATGAGACATCGAAAACTGAG AGTCATTACGAACTACTTTGTCGTCTCACTAGCTATGGCAGATATTATGGTAGCAATGATGGCAATGACGTTTAACTTCAGTGTTCAAATCACTGGAAG GTGGCTCTTTGGCCCATTTATGTGTGATGTATGGAACAGTCTAGACGTATACTTCTCCACTGCGAGTATTTTGCATCTCTGTTGCATCTCAGTCGATAG ATACTACGCCATCGTACGACCCTTAAAGTATCCAACAAGTATGACGAAGCGTGTTGTAGCTATTATGATTTTAAACACCTGGGTGTCCCCAGCGCTATTATCTTTTGTGCCAATATTTGCCG GGTGGTATACCACGGAGAAACACAAGCAGGATGTCCTCGAACATCCAGATGAGTGTAATTTTGTGGTGAATAAATCCTATGCCGTGATTTCAAGCTCAATCTCCTTTTGGATACCCTGCACAATTATGATATTTACATATGCGGCAATCTTTCGTGAGGCTAGTCGACAGGAGAAACAATTAGCCTTAAGACAAGGAACTGCCATGCTTATGCATCGGCACTCAAGTTCTGGAG GTGAAGCGCTCAGTGGTTCTGGTTCTTCCAAGGCGCTGACACTGCACGAGGTGGATCTAGATCATACACCTACCAAAGATAAGCACTTAATCAAAATGAAACGAGAACACAAGGCTGCAAGAACATTAGGAATAATCATGGGAGTTTTTATTTTATGCTGGTTACCGTTCTTCCTATG GTATGTCGTAACGACCTTGTGCGGAGAAGAAGCCTGTCCATGCCCTGATATTGTAGTAGCTGTTCTTTTCTGGATCGGCTATTTCAATTCAACACTAAATCCTCTAATTTACGCCTATTTTAATAGAGATTTCCGGGAAGCATTTAAGAACACCCTGGAATGCATATTTTGCACATGGTGGCGAAACGATATGTCGTCACTGGATGGAAATATGCGTAGATCAAGTCTAAGATATGACACTCGTACGAAAAGTGTCTATTCGGAGAGTTACTTACGGCCCAGCGCAGTTGAGAGGAGAGCTAGTCAGGCATTGGTGGATAGCTTATAA
- the LOC129807452 gene encoding octopamine receptor beta-2R isoform X1, producing MSPSGSDTLASLAPSTGTKILSTLSSSNTTRELEKELTEPWIEITLLILKATIMIFIMAAAIFGNLLVIASVMRHRKLRVITNYFVVSLAMADIMVAMMAMTFNFSVQITGRWLFGPFMCDVWNSLDVYFSTASILHLCCISVDRYYAIVRPLKYPTSMTKRVVAIMILNTWVSPALLSFVPIFAGWYTTEKHKQDVLEHPDECNFVVNKSYAVISSSISFWIPCTIMIFTYAAIFREASRQEKQLALRQGTAMLMHRHSSSGGTNGEALSGSGSSKALTLHEVDLDHTPTKDKHLIKMKREHKAARTLGIIMGVFILCWLPFFLWYVVTTLCGEEACPCPDIVVAVLFWIGYFNSTLNPLIYAYFNRDFREAFKNTLECIFCTWWRNDMSSLDGNMRRSSLRYDTRTKSVYSESYLRPSAVERRASQALVDSL from the exons ATGAGTCCTTCTGGTAGTGACACTTTAGCATCTCTGGCGCCTAGTACTGGAACAAAAATTTTATCAACTCTTTCATCTTCAAATACGACAAGAGAACTGGAAAAGGAGCTTACTGAGCCATGGATTGAGATAACACTATTGATCCTAAAGGCCACTATCATGATCTTCATTATGGCTGCTGCTATTTTCGGAAATCTACTCGTTATTGCCTCTGTAATGAGACATCGAAAACTGAG AGTCATTACGAACTACTTTGTCGTCTCACTAGCTATGGCAGATATTATGGTAGCAATGATGGCAATGACGTTTAACTTCAGTGTTCAAATCACTGGAAG GTGGCTCTTTGGCCCATTTATGTGTGATGTATGGAACAGTCTAGACGTATACTTCTCCACTGCGAGTATTTTGCATCTCTGTTGCATCTCAGTCGATAG ATACTACGCCATCGTACGACCCTTAAAGTATCCAACAAGTATGACGAAGCGTGTTGTAGCTATTATGATTTTAAACACCTGGGTGTCCCCAGCGCTATTATCTTTTGTGCCAATATTTGCCG GGTGGTATACCACGGAGAAACACAAGCAGGATGTCCTCGAACATCCAGATGAGTGTAATTTTGTGGTGAATAAATCCTATGCCGTGATTTCAAGCTCAATCTCCTTTTGGATACCCTGCACAATTATGATATTTACATATGCGGCAATCTTTCGTGAGGCTAGTCGACAGGAGAAACAATTAGCCTTAAGACAAGGAACTGCCATGCTTATGCATCGGCACTCAAGTTCTGGAGGTACGAATG GTGAAGCGCTCAGTGGTTCTGGTTCTTCCAAGGCGCTGACACTGCACGAGGTGGATCTAGATCATACACCTACCAAAGATAAGCACTTAATCAAAATGAAACGAGAACACAAGGCTGCAAGAACATTAGGAATAATCATGGGAGTTTTTATTTTATGCTGGTTACCGTTCTTCCTATG GTATGTCGTAACGACCTTGTGCGGAGAAGAAGCCTGTCCATGCCCTGATATTGTAGTAGCTGTTCTTTTCTGGATCGGCTATTTCAATTCAACACTAAATCCTCTAATTTACGCCTATTTTAATAGAGATTTCCGGGAAGCATTTAAGAACACCCTGGAATGCATATTTTGCACATGGTGGCGAAACGATATGTCGTCACTGGATGGAAATATGCGTAGATCAAGTCTAAGATATGACACTCGTACGAAAAGTGTCTATTCGGAGAGTTACTTACGGCCCAGCGCAGTTGAGAGGAGAGCTAGTCAGGCATTGGTGGATAGCTTATAA